From the Candidatus Methylomirabilis sp. genome, the window CGCATGGGTCGCCGCATCTACCTCGACTACAACGCCGGGGCCCCCCTGGATTCGCGGGTCCGCGCGGCCATGGAGCCGGTCCTGGGGGAGACGCCGGGGAACCCCTCCTCCGTTCACGCCTTCGGGCGGGAGGCGCGGGTCCTCCTGGAAGAGGCCCGGGAGAGGCTCGCCGGGCTCCTCGGCGCCGCCGACAAGGATGAGATGGTGTTCGTCTCGGGCGGCACCGAGGCGGACAACCTGGCGGTCCTGGGGGTGGCGCTCGCGCGGGCCGACCAGGGACGTCACGCCATCACCTCGACCGTGGAGCACCCGGCGGTCCTGGGAGCTGCCGCGGCGCTGGGGAAGGCGGGGTTCAGCGTCACGGCCCTGCGGGTAGACGGGGAGGGGCGGCTGGACCCGGCGGAGCTCCAGCGGGCGCTGCGGCCCGACACGGTCCTGGTCAGCCTGATGCACGCCAACAACGAGACCGGCGTCCTCTTCGACCTGCCGGCGCTCGCCGCCGTGGCGCACGCGGCGGGCGTGCCGATCCACACCGATGCCGTCCAGAGCTTCGGCAAGGTCCCGGTCCGGATAGGCGAGCTCGGTGTGGACCTCCTCTCCCTCTCCGGGCACAAGATCGGCGGGCCCGCGGGAAGCGGGGCCCTGTACGTGCGGGCCGGCGTGCGCCTGGGACCGCGCCTCCTCGGGGGGTCCCAGGAGCGGGAGCGGCGCGCCGGGACGGAGAACCTCGCGGCGGCGGCGGGGCTGGCCGCGGCGGCCGAGGTGGCCGCGGCCG encodes:
- a CDS encoding cysteine desulfurase family protein, giving the protein MGRRIYLDYNAGAPLDSRVRAAMEPVLGETPGNPSSVHAFGREARVLLEEARERLAGLLGAADKDEMVFVSGGTEADNLAVLGVALARADQGRHAITSTVEHPAVLGAAAALGKAGFSVTALRVDGEGRLDPAELQRALRPDTVLVSLMHANNETGVLFDLPALAAVAHAAGVPIHTDAVQSFGKVPVRIGELGVDLLSLSGHKIGGPAGSGALYVRAGVRLGPRLLGGSQERERRAGTENLAAAAGLAAAAEVAAAEREGEAVRLGALRDRLETRLRERIPGVAVNGGGAPRLPQTSSLAFPGLEAEELLVALDLAGFACSAGAACSAGALEPSHVLAAMGLPPERVRGSIRVSLGRTTTADEVDALAEALPGLVDRCRR